TAAATATGCAGCTATCTGGATATCATCGGCATATAGAGAGAGTCTAAACCCAAAATTCTGAATCAAAGTAGGAAGTGATgaattgaaaaaattaaaatacacagtaaaaaaaaagatgggaaagaTAGAACCTTGTGTATGGTGTTGTAATTTTAGTATGTTTTGAAGATAAATTTATGATTGcgttccaaattttaaaaaatccagggGAGAGTATAGAGAACTCTGTGGGTTCCTACTAAGGGGAATAGTCCAACTTTATAGGCGGAAAAGATATAGTATAATTGCAGGTGTTAGTTCCCCCATGAGGAAGTCTGAGATGATGAGCTCCTGTCACCATCTTAAGTTGTGGAATCTTTAGTTGACCATCCCAGGAATTGCATGTTCCTTTTGCTCTTCcctctttgctttattttctagggaaggtccctgggggtctctTTGATTGAGGCAAGGATAAAGAAAGAAGACAGGGTAcctgtttttattatgattttggaaaccttttattttgaagggggatatttttcctcctttcctgcctTTTATTtggttccccctttttttttgagaactttcttttttgttctttgccTGAGTACCCTAAGGCCCACGACTCAATTCTTTAACATTAGAAGACGTGGTGTCTCTCACGGAGAGAGAACCATACAACCATTAGTGTCTTCATGGAGGAATGAATCAACATTCATTCCAAGGAAGAAGGAGTAAGGAACAAGAGGAGAAGACCAGTGGCATCAATCAGCTGTGTCCTCATCTCAATGAGATTAATAGGAAGAAAGGAGCAGAAATGCATCAACCAGGTCTGATGTGAAGAATAGAGAAGAACAAGGAGTAACTGAGGTAAAGTTATACAAAATGGGACTTTTAACTAAAACAACTAAATTGAGTTAGAATCCTTCCCACCAGCCATGGAATAGAAGcttaaaaactgcctcaatgcTTCTGTGACAGACCCTGctggtctggccaccagatgtcactatcCCTGAAATTTTAACACTCTAGTAAAGGACCATCCATACCCTTCAATCCCTCccaacttagtttttgggtacttgccaggttcttatggcctggattggccactgttggaaacaggatgctgggcttgatggacccgtggtctgacccagtatggcattttcttatgttcttatgttcttatctagattggatgcctgaagactatttagcccagccatttaaTACACTAGGGTTTCAGTTTGAGAAAGCAAGGCAAGAGTAAGGATGATTGTTTTACACTATGGTGAGGCCTACCAACTTTACAATGGACTTTAATGTTTGATTAATAATGGTTTAGATGATGGTACAACACACAGGACCTAGAAGACTAATCTTCCATTGTCAGGAAATTCTGGACACTGAGTAAATTAACattaaaaggcaaattttaaaagccctacacgcttCAAAGATGGGAGATATGCGCAAAGGTATGGGCTGGCACATgttgcatggattttaaaaggcgcccaagtacgcgtatctcccggtacacacacaaaacctttttttcaaaAGGGAGTGggacgtgggcatggtctggcgggaatgggcattcctggatttatgaatgaaaccagtgcataaatacttacgcgcagaggcacgtgccagggtcccctaccatgtatcgttacttctgctatggataacgtgtaagtaataaaataaaaaaatctaggctgtCAGCAGGtgttaagggttggtgctaacagggtaaaagggaggctatttaattaGGGGGGTTAAGAAgccctatcctttacctgggccaactgggaacgaactggggaactggtaattgcatcggcgcgCGCCTACTAAAATTCTACCAATTTtcacagtagaagcagcatttgcatgcacatgaacAGCCTACTTTATACCATGCAGGCATATACGCGTATATGTTCTAAAATAGCTGGGTCTCTGGGCGTAAGCTGGCATACGCACGTACATATGTGCCCACGCTCCGGTATCAAAGTTATCCTCTAAGAGAGGACTGTAACATCTAACATTGTGTTTGAGGGGTGATTCCTGGGTCCTAGAGGGGACACCTAGTTCTAAGGAATATTTATTGATCGATGGTGCCTCATGTACTCTCTTTGGCCTTCTTCAAATCCACTCTAAAACCCCTCCTTTTTGATGCCATTTTTACACCTTTACAACCTGATAATTTCTCTTTCagctttattgattttaacccttttcttaataaatgaaattcccaatgTTTCTTTTACATTGTATGTtggtcttgattagattgtaagctctatggagcagggactatctcttatgtgtttttgcacagcactgtgtacattgattagcactatagaagtgataagtagtagcagTACTGGTAGAAGCGACGGGGGTACAATAaaattactttgcattttttaggtTCCCTGTGGCTTTCCCCATTAGGAATTCCTTGGTGTTCATCTCTGGTCTGATTAGAATTACATAACATTTGGGGAAGAATATACAACCCAACAACCCAGAACTGGAGGACAAAATTGCAAATATTTCCACAGCCACCGTGTATTTCCCTCTTGTGCTTAGGTAAGCAGGGATGAAAGAGAGCCAGACAGCAATGAATATAAGCATGCTGAAGGTGATGAACTTAGCCTCATTAAAGCTGTCGGGTAACCTTCTAGCTAAAAAAGCTACAATGAAGCTGATAGAAGCCAAAAGCCCCATGTATCCCAGCATGCACCAGAATGCAATCAATGACCCTTCATTGCATTCAAAGATTATCTTCCCCATCTGAGATTTCATGCTTATTTGGGAAAACGGGGGAGCCACGATCAACCAAGTGACACAGATGAGGACTTGGACCAGGCTGCAGGCTAACACCAAGGTGCTGGGCAGTTGTGGTCCTACCCATGACCTTAGATTGCTGTTTGGCTTGGTGGCCTTGAAGGCTATGGTCACTATGATGGTCTTGGCCAACAAGCAGGAGATGCAGATGACGAATACAACACCAAATGCAATCTGACGCACCATGCAGACTGGGTTTGTGGGGTGGCCTATGAACACTAATGAGCAGCCGAAACACAGGATAAGGGCCAATAGCAGGAGGTAGCTCAGTTCACGATTATTCGCTTTCACAAGTGGAGTGTGGTGTTTCCAGATGAAAACTGCAAGTATAGCGGCTGGCACCAGGGCTCCTAGCACTGAGGTAACAGCAAGCATCATGCCCAGGGGTTCTTGGTAGGACAGAAactcaatggacttctcctggcATCCGTCATTTCTCTTGGTGGGCCATTGGTCATCGGGGCATTTCATGCAATCTGTGGCATCTGTAGAAAAAAAGAGATTCCATGTGTGGCTTAGATCAGGGAAAATCATTACaggaataaaatgagaaagtGAACATGATTTAtctttacagaggcattatcctTTGCCAACTACGTTTTGCCAGAACTTGTTGAGTTTTAAGTATGAGGGGGATAGTAAATTGCTGGGCTCCGATTACTTTCTACCAGGACTTTAACCCCTAACCAGTGACTCACAATTTGATCAAACACCTGATTCCGCGAGATTCTGTAATGGGAGGGTATTTTTTGGATTTGAGATTAATGAACTGCTACTGTGGTGCCTGCAATGCCATCCTAAAGCTCAGGTACTGTAGTTTAGTTGCAGAAATCAGTTACTATGCCAGGTTTAATGCAGACCTGCCTCTACAGGGTTAATGTTCAGGctgagagtgagggaggatgAGTATGCTTAGCCTTTAGGATCCCTGCTGACCTGTCTTGAACCAATCAGAGATGGGAGTGTGCCTCAGAGCCAGTGCGGGCCTGCACATTCTGCTTGGGTTTTCTTTCTCTTGTGGATTTTCTTCCAGAGTTACAAAACTGGTGCCAGAAAAGGGCTGAGTCATTAGATACAGGCAGAGTATCTAATCCTGGAGACAGGAATGATAGTGTAGCCCCTAAGCCATTGAAGAGCTGTGAAAGAACATTAACTATTGAggcttttaaatgtatatttcctACTGAACCATTCTGTAtttatgtactagggatgtgcatttatccTGGTTTGGCCACCCCGAAAATCGAAGcggattttcccgaaatttcgtgaaaatttgtttttcggggttagtgcgcactaagcccgAAATTCGGGGTGgccgaaaaaaatcggcccaaaccgcgggaaaacgaaatttcccgtggcaagccgataacgaaggctgaaaaaaaaggtttggccgaatcacatgtCTATTATGTACTGTAAGAGAAAGATTGATTTTGTTTCCTCTTCAGGATTTTAGTTTAGGTTTTTATTGGGTGGGTTtggatttttatgtatttaattaatGTAATATTTCATTTGTTATATGTTACtgagtttttttgtatttatgtcTGTTTTGGGTTGTA
The DNA window shown above is from Rhinatrema bivittatum chromosome 19, aRhiBiv1.1, whole genome shotgun sequence and carries:
- the LOC115081111 gene encoding vomeronasal type-2 receptor 26-like, which gives rise to MRRTPHRRTPVIGGRGGLLNIIGGLGSSDEDPSDEVVALGRGGRPAGFRSGLQAADVSGTAAVSPGCTGGISAVVSCCTGDVSNGGLAAGPALPSRAGTPAASRPQGMVTAADCRETKADATDCMKCPDDQWPTKRNDGCQEKSIEFLSYQEPLGMMLAVTSVLGALVPAAILAVFIWKHHTPLVKANNRELSYLLLLALILCFGCSLVFIGHPTNPVCMVRQIAFGVVFVICISCLLAKTIIVTIAFKATKPNSNLRSWVGPQLPSTLVLACSLVQVLICVTWLIVAPPFSQISMKSQMGKIIFECNEGSLIAFWCMLGYMGLLASISFIVAFLARRLPDSFNEAKFITFSMLIFIAVWLSFIPAYLSTRGKYTVAVEIFAILSSSSGLLGCIFFPKCYVILIRPEMNTKEFLMGKATGNLKNAK